The Corticium candelabrum chromosome 18, ooCorCand1.1, whole genome shotgun sequence genome includes a region encoding these proteins:
- the LOC134193812 gene encoding uncharacterized protein LOC134193812 produces the protein MDTVHKLHIVLQFLHEEGYTRAFEALENDSEVTYNANAVPKTGQLQAILDEYHERDRQRVETGGGLDDLLERRDGVFANKLHVSLDCLAPSSSILSIDINSLGVLAIGTNSGALLVTTLPNPLPFVTPVLFPITSQLHKGGLLGLNFHPDNAKLLLTCGMDRTVNLVDVSSDEIKILQTFTDHQKYVVRVLWTTSGKFFISSSYDRTVNIYRQESGESLRDAYIFVQKLQFKGAVEAISFFHTSDTFVVGVRDDYRLHSYELSGNEVEKRPFVNLNALGDSFVSFTAMDVSLSFDDRYILVSTDKNRLILYSTATGQQVANFYGAVNDEYSCPRHCWHPSSHYIYATSQDKLIHVWEVSTQKLVASLDAHTGVVRGLTYCRSLKMLLSCGFDGVVNVWSQSERE, from the exons ATGGACACAGTTCACAAGTTGCACATTGTGTTGCAGTTTTTGCACGAAGAAGGTTATACTAGAGCCTTCGAGGCATTAGAGAATGATAG TGAAGTGACTTATAACGCGAATGCTGTGCCAAAGACGGGCCAGTTGCAAGCGATATTGG ATGAGTATCACGAGCGAGATCGACAGAGAGTGGAGACCGGTGGTGGCCTTGACGATCTG TTGGAAAGAAGAGATGGAGTCTTTGCTAACAAA CTGCATGTGTCACTGGATTGTCTTGCACCCAGTTCCAGCATCCTcagcattgatatcaacagtttAGGAG TTTTAGCTATTGGTACAAACAGTGGAGCCTTGCTTGTGACGACCTTACCAAATCCCCTTCCTTTTGTAACTCCGGTGCTATTCCCTATTACAAGTCAACTGCACAAGGGAGGATTGCTGGGCCTAAACTTTCACCCGGATAATGC AAAGCTGTTGTTGACGTGTGGTATGGATCGAACTGTGAATCTAGTAGATGTGTCGTCGGACGAGATAAAGATTTTGCAGACATTCACTGACCATCAAAA GTATGTTGTTAGAGTCTTGTGGACCACATCAGGCAAGTTCTTTATTTCGTCATCATATGACAGGACTGTCAATATTTATAG GCAGGAAAGTGGGGAGTCACTTAGGGATGCATACATATTTGTTCAGAAATTACAATTCAAGGGTGCCGTAGAAGCGATTTCCTTTTTTCAT ACTTCAGATACGTTTGTTGTCGGAGTTAGAGATGACTACAGACTGCACAGTTATGAGTTATCAGGGAATGAAGTGGAGAAG AGACCATTTGTAAATTTGAATGCTCTTGGGGACAGCTTTGTAAGTTTTACGGCCATGGATGTGAGTTTAAGTTTTGATGACAGATACATTCTCGTCTCAACAG ATAAGAATCGTCTGATTTTGTATTCAACTGCCACTGGCCAGCAG GTGGCAAACTTTTATGGAGCTGTTAATGATGAATACAGTTGTCCACGACACTGTTGGCATCCAAGTTCCCATTATATCTATGCT ACATCGCAAGACAAACTTATTCATGTCTGGGAAGTTTCTACTCAAAAGCTTGTTGCATCTTTAGATGCACACACAGGTGTCGTG CGTGGTCTCACTTACTGTAGGAGCTTGAAAATGCTTTTGTCATGCGGATTTGATGGTGTAGTCAATGTGTGGAGTCAGTCAGAAAGGGAATG